The bacterium genome includes the window TGGCACTTGGGGTCATTCCTGCGGTTGAGCTGGAAGAGAAGGAAATTTGGCTTAAAAAAGGTGATATGGTAGCCTTTTACACCGACGGCGCCACTGAGGCAATCAATGAACAAGAAGAACAATTTGGTGAGGAAAATTTGATACAGGTGCTTCGTGAGAATCAACAAATGTCAGCACAAGAAATTATTAACCGAGTTCAACAGGCAGTAACTATCTTTTCTGGGACTCAATCTCAGTTCGATGATATTACTTTGATGATTTTAAAGGTTGATTGAAGGAGAAACGCTCATGAACCGGGGGGTTCACAAATGAGGATGAAAATAGTCGGTAGGAGATAGAAGGTAGGATGTAAGGAGATAGGCGTGAGGAGTGATGTTTTCTTTACTTTCTACTTTCTACTCTCTACTTTCTACTTTCTATTTTCAGGAGGAAAGGAAAAAATATGCAGTCTCAAGATAAAGATTTTGCTTTATATACCTTGAATTACGCCACAAAATTGATTTACTCAGCTACAGATTTAAAAGGGCTGATAGAGGTGGCAATTGATATGTTTTTAGAACTGGCAGAAGCCAATTGCGGTTCTATAATATTACTTGACTCTCAGGATTCTAGTCTAAAAATAGCCGTGGTAAAACGCCAGTATTCAACCATTTATAATTACCCGGAGAAAAGATTAGAGCCTGCTCCCAAATTAATTTTAGAGGTAATTAATGAAACTAAACCTTATTTCACCAATAATCCCGCTCAATTTCAAAACATAGGCGATGATTCAGGAAAAGATGCAAACTCTTTACTCTGTATTCCATTACTTGGTCAGGAAAAGGCGATAGGAGTCGTCTGCCTTTACTCCCAATGCAATGAATACGACCAGGATACGATTAATCTTATTTCTACATTAGCCACACAGGTTGGTGTCAATATAGAGAATGTTCGATTATATAAGGAGTTGGAGGAATGGGCAAAAGTGCTTGAACTCCGCGTCGCAGAACGGACTAAGGAACTGGCAGAGGCAAACGAAGAATTAAGAAAAATAGACCAGGCTAAATCAGATTTCCTCTCTACCGCGGCACACGAATTGAAGACACCTATGACCTCAATCAAGGCTATTGCTCTGACATTGGTTAATAACCCTGATGAGGATATTGCTATCAGAACAGAATTTTTATCCCTTATTTCTTCAGAGGTTGACAGGTTGACCAGATTAATCAATGATATTCTGAA containing:
- a CDS encoding GAF domain-containing sensor histidine kinase; its protein translation is MQSQDKDFALYTLNYATKLIYSATDLKGLIEVAIDMFLELAEANCGSIILLDSQDSSLKIAVVKRQYSTIYNYPEKRLEPAPKLILEVINETKPYFTNNPAQFQNIGDDSGKDANSLLCIPLLGQEKAIGVVCLYSQCNEYDQDTINLISTLATQVGVNIENVRLYKELEEWAKVLELRVAERTKELAEANEELRKIDQAKSDFLSTAAHELKTPMTSIKAIALTLVNNPDEDIAIRTEFLSLISSEVDRLTRLINDILNLSKIEAGMLEWDMNQISLRDVINQSITNINPVACQKKIKIQMNIPEGLPNITGDYERLMQVVINLLSNAIKFTPEGGEIEVRIKYRHQPEEILQVSVTDSGVGIAREDLEKVFDKFKQVGGKKTQGTGLGLTICKQIIEHHGGKIWVESQLGMGATFHFTIPVRNNP